The genomic window GTCAGCTCAGTGTCGAATCCGTCCGCGCCTTCAAGCCGTCGCCGGTGGTCTATCAGCACGCCTGTCGCGAGCTCGGCGTGGCGCCCGCCGACTGCATGATGGTGGCCGCCCACGCATGGGACACCCTGGGTGCGCAAAGTGCGGGATTCGGTGGCGCGCAGATCACCCGGCCTGGCAATCCGCCGCTTCCGGTCGACGGTCTGCCGCGGCCGCACCTGGTGGTGAATGACCTCCGTGAGCTCGCCGAGCGGCTCACCGGAAGGAGCTGACGACCGTGGCAGAAACCAACGAATTCGACGTTGTGGTTCTCGGCGCGAGGCCGATCGGACTGCACGCCGCCGTCGGGCTGACCGCCCGGCAAGCCGCCGCCGCGGGCCACCGCGCTCGCGGCGTCGATGTCGAGATCGGCGATGTCGTCCTGGGAGCTCTATGCCGACAGATATACCGGTCGGGCACGTATGGTGGTCGACGAGGACAGGCACTATATACTCGATACTCGGCGTGACTTTGGTCGGACCGGCTGCCACGGAGATGCCGCACTCGGCCATCGCCGTCGCCGGGCGGGTGCCCGTCGCTCGGCCGTGACACGCGGTTCCGTACTCCCCGACGGTCAGCGAGCTGTGGCTGAGACTTTCTGGGGCGTAACGGGACTCTGCTGATTGAACGACTTTCGAAGGAGTGCAGGTGGCGACCACAGACGGGTTTCACCCGGATTTCGAAGACGCACAGCAGCAGCTGGCGGCGAACAACCGCGTTCATCACATCAAGGCGTCGGACATCAGTTCGGATACGGCGCAATCCGACGGACTCCGCCGCTTTGCGGCCCTGTCCGGTCGATCGGTCGGCGCGGAGAAGCTGTGGATGGGCGAGACCCACGCCTCGCCCCAGAGCGCGTCGGCCAACCATCACCATGGCGAGTCCGAGACCGCGATCTACGTGCGCAGCGGCAACCCCGAGTTCGTCTTTCACGACGGAGTCCAAGAGGTCCGCATCGCAACGAAGCCTGGCGACTACGTGTTCATCCCGCCATATCTGCCGCACCGCGAGGAAAACCCCGACCCGGACAACGACGCGGAAGTGGTCATCGCGCGCAGCACCCAGGAGGCCATCGTGGTCAACCTGCCGGCGCTACATCCCCTCAAAGACGCTCAATAGACGGCGATCTCGACCAGATTGCCGTCGACGTCCCGGCAGTAGTGCGAGGTCATCGGCCCCAGCGCGCCGGCCCTGGTCACGGGCCCCGCGGTGACTTCGACGCCGCAGGCGGCCAGGTGAGCGCGCACTTCCTCGGGCGACGAATCGGTGATGAAACACAGGTCCTCGGAGCCGGCGGCCTCGACGGCCCCGGTGACCCACTCAGGGTCGTCGGCCAGCGCGCCGACGGGGCGCAGGTTGATCTTCTGGTTGCCAAAGCGCAGCGCGGTCCTGCCGGTGGGGCCGAACGATTCCCTTCGCATGCCCAGCACCCGCTCGTACCACGCCGCCGTGGCCCCAACGTCGTTGCAGTTCAACACGATATGGTCAACGCGGTCTACCGTGAATCCCACGATTGCCCCTCCTGACTCACGCCGAGTTGCAGCAACACAGCGGTCACGACATCGTCAGCAGCGCGCTCGTCGAACGCGCGGTGCCCGAAAATCATTCGGTACCAGAGTAACCCGAATACTTGGTCGACGACGGCGTCGGTAACGTCGGGCGACGAAAGCTGTCCGCGGGCCCGCGCTTGTTCAAGAATTTGCGTCAGCGCGTCGCGCCGTGCGGCGGCAAAAGCCGACAATCGCCCCATCGTGGCGGCGTCGGCCAGCGCTTCTCGCAGCACCCCCAGCAGCAGGCTGCGGTTGGCCGGCGCCGCTGCGAAGGTCGATCGCAGGAACAGCCGCAAGTCGTTACGCAGATCACCGGTGTCGGGGGCGGGCGCCACCTCGTCGGCCCGCTGGATCATCGCGTCAAGCAACACCGCGCTTTTGGAAGGCCACCATCGATAGATGGTCTGTCTACCCACTCCCGCCCGCGCCGCGATCGCCGCCACGCTGATCGGCGCGCCCCCCTCAACCGCCAGCAGTTCGGCGGCCGCGCGCAGAATGGCATGCTCGGCCGCGTCGTTGCGGCGGCTGCCGGTGTGCGGCCGTGTCGTCACAGGCTGAAGGCTAGTGCTTTAATTTGACGAGACCAATAGTCTCGACAATGCTAGGTGGTATGCGAACAGATATATCCGCCCCCGACCGCAAAAGGCGGCGGGTGAGCTTCTTCCATCGGCATATCGCGAACCCGATCACCCGACGTCTACCGACCCAGGTACTGCTGGAGACCACCGGCCGTATCAGCGGGCGCCCGCGCCGCACCCCGATCGGCGGGCGGCTCGATGGCACGGCCTTCTGGTTGGTCTCCGACCACGGTGGCACGTCCGACTACATCCAAAATATCCAGGCGAACAGCCGGGTGCGAGTTCGTATCCGGGGGCGTTGGCGCACCGGAACCGCGCACCCGCTGCCTGACGATGATGCGCTAGCGCGGCTGGCAACCCTGCCTCGTTTCAACAGCTCACTGGTGCGAGCGTTAGGCACCGACTTGCTGACGGTGCGCATCGATTTGGACCCGGTGCCATAGCTCGAGCGGATTCCGTTGCCGGACAATGTCTTCGCCAGAGTATTGTTGGACATTATCCGGTGACCGCGGCGTTATAAACTCAGCCGATTCTCAACAGATTCTTCGGCGTCGTCTAGTTCGGCTCCTAGGATTCGCAAAGGCCGAAGCCTCACCATTTGTTTCATGACGACTGAGGCGTTGTCCGCAGACATGATCGAACGTTACCTGTGCACCCGCGGCAGCCGCTACTTCCGCGGCCAGCACAACGGCGAATTCTTCTACGTCGCCAACACCCGTCCGAGGCGGCTGCATGTGCACCTCGGGATCTCGCGCTGGCACCACGACGAGTTCACTATTCAAGTCACCCCCGGCTGCTTCTTCCCCGCCGCCGACAGCGCCGAGCTGGCCGAGCTGGCCGACAGCTGGAATCGCCACAACCGCGACCTCGTGGTGACCGTCCGCAGGTCCTCGGACCCGAAGCGGATCGGCGTCCTCGCGCGCAGCACGCGGCGGGTCCGGGGGCAGGTCGACTTCGATGAATTCGCGACGTTCGTCGACCACGGCATCGCGGCGGCGATCGAGTTCTTCGCCGAGCTGGCCCCGATCTCGGAAATGCCGCCCACGGCGCCACCCATGGT from Mycobacterium shigaense includes these protein-coding regions:
- a CDS encoding cupin domain-containing protein encodes the protein MATTDGFHPDFEDAQQQLAANNRVHHIKASDISSDTAQSDGLRRFAALSGRSVGAEKLWMGETHASPQSASANHHHGESETAIYVRSGNPEFVFHDGVQEVRIATKPGDYVFIPPYLPHREENPDPDNDAEVVIARSTQEAIVVNLPALHPLKDAQ
- a CDS encoding nitroreductase/quinone reductase family protein, whose protein sequence is MRTDISAPDRKRRRVSFFHRHIANPITRRLPTQVLLETTGRISGRPRRTPIGGRLDGTAFWLVSDHGGTSDYIQNIQANSRVRVRIRGRWRTGTAHPLPDDDALARLATLPRFNSSLVRALGTDLLTVRIDLDPVP
- a CDS encoding YbjN domain-containing protein; amino-acid sequence: MTTEALSADMIERYLCTRGSRYFRGQHNGEFFYVANTRPRRLHVHLGISRWHHDEFTIQVTPGCFFPAADSAELAELADSWNRHNRDLVVTVRRSSDPKRIGVLARSTRRVRGQVDFDEFATFVDHGIAAAIEFFAELAPISEMPPTAPPMVLDAG
- a CDS encoding VOC family protein yields the protein MGFTVDRVDHIVLNCNDVGATAAWYERVLGMRRESFGPTGRTALRFGNQKINLRPVGALADDPEWVTGAVEAAGSEDLCFITDSSPEEVRAHLAACGVEVTAGPVTRAGALGPMTSHYCRDVDGNLVEIAVY
- a CDS encoding TetR/AcrR family transcriptional regulator is translated as MTTRPHTGSRRNDAAEHAILRAAAELLAVEGGAPISVAAIAARAGVGRQTIYRWWPSKSAVLLDAMIQRADEVAPAPDTGDLRNDLRLFLRSTFAAAPANRSLLLGVLREALADAATMGRLSAFAAARRDALTQILEQARARGQLSSPDVTDAVVDQVFGLLWYRMIFGHRAFDERAADDVVTAVLLQLGVSQEGQSWDSR